A genomic region of Metopolophium dirhodum isolate CAU chromosome 1, ASM1992520v1, whole genome shotgun sequence contains the following coding sequences:
- the LOC132936910 gene encoding zinc finger MYM-type protein 1-like, producing MSGCKKYLSGAQKRKKKKEDLLMTSAVKCNKITGFFSLTNESDDKLVSNVIEIDHSISKENINNETNINCIVDGTVDGIVDGILDDTIDINNHYNIPEEVNAISIACMSYDNAKNVSSNLKDKINLHVDLKETVQTDHLNNTHCLSPAKQNQSNNGLENTNSTSVKDTTNIGTIHHADIDDNSFDELTVKDPYFWPSKINDDFVDYCIKKGPSFFQNKQKSYTQSARISDHKRHLTPAMFERTLPNGQICDRLWLLYSPSQGSVFCFMCKLFSKNRENSFVKNGFDQWKKFEKISYHENSMYHREANTTWLLRENSLNSVNQQICKQISTETQYWIDVLKRVVAVIKYLSSRGLPFRGDNEVFGVKNNGNYLGLLELISEFDPFLKTHIELHGNKGRGHPSYLSTTILNELITLIKRRVINYIENEIRESKYFSLILDSTPDLSKVDQMAIVLRYCTSHNVQERLLELKPIDSHKGESIFKLLEDFLKNSKLDILNCRGQSYDNAPNMSGTYEGLQAYVKKKV from the exons ATGAGTggctgtaaaaaatatttaagcggTGCTCAGAAGAGAAAAAAGAAGAAAGAAGATCTTTTAATGACATCTGCTGTTAAGTGCAATAAAATAACtggatttttttctttaactaaTGAAAGTGACGATAAACTAGTTtcaaatgttatagaaatagatCATAGTATCTCAaaggaaaatataaacaatgaaaCTAATATCAATT GTATTGTGGATGGTACTGTGGATGGTATTGTGGATGGTATACTTGATGAcactattgatataaataatcattataatataccagaaGAAGTTAATGCTATTAGTATTGCATGTATGtcat atgataATGCCAAAAATGTTTCCAgtaatttaaaagataaaattaatttgcatgttgACTTAAAAGAAACTGTTCAGACTGATCACTTAAACAATACtcatt gttTATCACCGGCCAAACAAAATCAAAGTAATAATGGTCTTGAAAATACTAATTCTactt ctGTTAAGGATACTACGAATATTGGTACAATACATCATGCAGATATTGATGATAACAGCTTTGATGAATTAACCGTTAAAGATCCATATTTTTGGccaagtaaaataaatgatgattttgtggattattgtattaaaaaagggccatcattttttcaaaataaacaaaaatcgtATACTCAATCTGCACGCATTAGTG atcATAAAAGACATTTAACGCCTGCAATGTTTGAAAGAACTTTACCTAATGGACAAATATGTGATCGGCTGTGGCTTTTGTATTCTCCAAGTCAGGGttcagtattttgttttatgtgtaAGCTTTTTTCAAAGAATCGTGAAAACTCTTTTGTAAAAAATGGGTTTGATCAatggaaaaaatttgaaaaaatatcataccatGAAAACAGCATGTATCACAGAGAAGCAAATACTACATGGCTACTTCGAGAAAACTCATTAAATTCCGTAAATCAACAAATCTGTAAGCAAATATCTACTGAAACTCAATATTGGATTGATGTTTTAAAACGCGTTGTagcagttattaaatatttatcttcacGTGGTTTACCATTTAGAGGAGACAATGAAGTATTTggagtaaaaaataatggaaattacTTAGGACTTCTTGAACTAATTTCTGAGTTTGATCCATTTTTGAAAACCCATATTGAATTGCACGGTAATAAAGGGAGAGGTCATCCATCATACCTATCTACAACAATTTTGAACGAATTAATAACTCTGATAAAGAGacgtgttattaattatattgaaaatgaaatcagagaaagtaaatatttttcattaattttggaCTCAACTCCGGATTTATCTAAGGTAGATCAAATGGCAATAGTATTAAGATATTGTACATCACATAATGTACAAGAGAGATTATTAGAGCTTAAACCTATTGATAGTCACAAAGGTGAGTCAATCTTTAAATTGTTAgaagattttcttaaaaattctaaacttgatattttaaattgtcgCGGTCAGTCATATGATAATGCTCCTAATATGAGTGGAACTTATGAAGGACTACAagcatatgtaaaaaaaaaagtgtga